A single Methanocellales archaeon DNA region contains:
- a CDS encoding magnesium transporter produces the protein MQNEYNVRRIMKTALPILTFASLLGIASGLVLDTYEDFLFISPGILMLVPVMIGMGGNLGSILGARITSALHLGIVELRLTDHLLRSNVLATLIVGGISFFAVGVFGQLFCILFDFKSPGLVKMILIASISGFLLTLIIAFTTILLAFMSYSYGLDPDDTTIPMVTSICDVFGILALFGVMMVVL, from the coding sequence TTGCAAAATGAATATAATGTAAGAAGGATCATGAAGACGGCGCTTCCAATACTCACCTTTGCCTCTCTCCTCGGAATCGCATCTGGATTGGTCCTTGACACGTATGAGGACTTTTTGTTCATATCTCCTGGAATACTCATGCTAGTACCAGTCATGATAGGCATGGGTGGAAACTTAGGCTCTATTCTTGGCGCCAGAATCACGTCTGCCCTTCATCTCGGTATCGTCGAACTTAGACTCACAGATCATTTATTAAGGAGCAACGTTCTCGCCACTCTCATTGTGGGTGGGATCTCGTTTTTTGCGGTCGGAGTCTTCGGACAATTATTCTGCATTTTGTTTGATTTCAAGAGCCCTGGTCTTGTCAAAATGATTTTAATAGCCTCTATCTCTGGTTTTCTTCTCACCTTGATAATTGCCTTCACCACAATTCTGTTAGCTTTTATGTCCTATAGTTATGGTTTGGATCCAGATGACACTACGATACCCATGGTCACAAGTATCTGCGATGTGTTTGGCATTTTAGCGCTTTTTGGTGTGATGATGGTGGTGTTATAA